In Methanothermobacter sp., a genomic segment contains:
- a CDS encoding serine protein kinase RIO: MDPEETGRAPELRALKSGAVDRVESDLGRMEAAKRLKGVEDRRVGSEVFDELTLKTLYKLANSGYLAVLNGAVSTGKEANVFKGITDNDEFVAVKIYRVATSDFRKMQYYIQGDPRFRVRTTNRRQLVQAWVNKEFRNLKRALEAGVRVPEPVVARDNILIMEFIGDDGEPAPTMREVPPDDPERTLELIVEYMHRLYTGARLVHGDLSFFNILNHSGEPVIIDVSQAMVLDHPLAMELLERDIKNVVRDFKRLGVSVNEGDIRRRIKKEPETLQ, encoded by the coding sequence ATGGATCCTGAAGAAACAGGACGGGCCCCTGAACTCAGGGCACTTAAATCAGGGGCTGTGGATAGGGTGGAATCTGATCTTGGAAGGATGGAGGCCGCCAAGAGGTTGAAGGGTGTTGAGGATCGTCGGGTGGGAAGTGAGGTCTTTGATGAGCTTACCCTCAAAACACTCTACAAACTTGCCAACTCGGGTTACCTTGCGGTGCTCAATGGTGCTGTGAGCACAGGTAAGGAGGCGAATGTCTTCAAGGGTATAACCGATAACGACGAATTTGTTGCTGTCAAGATCTACCGTGTCGCCACATCTGACTTCAGGAAGATGCAGTACTACATACAGGGGGACCCGAGATTCAGGGTGAGGACAACCAACAGACGCCAGCTTGTCCAGGCATGGGTTAACAAGGAGTTCAGGAACCTTAAAAGAGCCCTGGAGGCAGGTGTCCGTGTGCCTGAACCAGTGGTCGCAAGGGACAACATCCTCATAATGGAGTTCATCGGGGATGACGGTGAACCGGCTCCCACCATGAGGGAGGTTCCACCCGATGACCCTGAGAGGACCCTTGAGTTGATAGTTGAATATATGCACCGCCTCTACACTGGTGCAAGGCTTGTACATGGGGATCTATCCTTCTTCAACATACTGAATCATTCAGGAGAACCGGTTATAATTGACGTATCCCAGGCAATGGTCCTTGATCACCCACTGGCCATGGAGCTCCTTGAAAGGGATATAAAGAATGTGGTCCGTGACTTCAAAAGGCTGGGTGTCAGTGTAAATGAGGGTGATATAAGGAGAAGAATCAAAAAGGAACCAGAAACCCTACAATAA
- the eif1A gene encoding translation initiation factor eIF-1A: MSRGHQTQEVRRVRTPRKGEIPGVVEQIMGHGKLKVRCADGHIRLARIPGKMKKRIWIREGDVVLVKPWEFQSEEKADIVWRYTRTESNWLERKGYLKL; the protein is encoded by the coding sequence TTGAGTAGAGGACATCAGACACAGGAAGTTAGGCGTGTGAGGACGCCCAGGAAGGGCGAGATACCTGGAGTTGTTGAGCAGATAATGGGGCACGGGAAACTCAAGGTGAGGTGTGCCGATGGCCATATAAGGCTTGCCAGGATCCCCGGCAAGATGAAGAAGAGGATATGGATCCGTGAGGGTGACGTTGTACTTGTGAAGCCATGGGAGTTCCAGAGCGAGGAGAAGGCCGATATAGTGTGGAGGTACACCCGTACAGAGTCCAACTGGCTTGAGAGGAAGGGCTACCTCAAACTCTGA
- the glp gene encoding gephyrin-like molybdotransferase Glp, which translates to MGVEFLDIIDLDDARRIMADLFRELYSRGSETVNIDDALGRVLAEDVESPIDLPPFDRASRDGYAVVASDTFGASDEKPVRLRCIETVEAGSLPSRRVESGSCTRISTGAPVPEGADAVVMVEYTEVSGGDVYIHRPAYPSQHIAATGSDIGAGSVLVGGGKVLSPDKIAALSAAGVTSVRVVSRPLVHVISTGNELIEPSGRLEPAKIFDSNSLGISAALRDAGCSVSRGGIVRDDYDELRSALIEGLGKADLVITSGGTSAGAGDVLADVLAELGEVVIHGISMKPGKPTIVGVVDDKMVVGLPGFPVAALLVFRSLVEPFLRELSGIKAPEGSVRTLKLAERFHSSRGRVQYALVRVDGQYARPIFRDSGAIAALAGADGYIEVPKNVEMLNEGEEVEVVLFENH; encoded by the coding sequence ATGGGAGTCGAATTTCTTGATATAATCGATCTGGATGATGCAAGGAGGATAATGGCCGATCTCTTCAGGGAACTTTACAGTAGAGGTTCTGAAACCGTTAATATTGATGATGCCCTCGGGAGGGTACTTGCAGAGGATGTTGAAAGCCCCATTGACCTGCCACCATTTGACAGGGCATCCAGGGATGGGTATGCGGTGGTGGCCTCAGATACCTTCGGGGCAAGCGATGAGAAACCTGTGAGGCTCAGGTGTATTGAGACGGTTGAGGCAGGCTCTTTGCCATCAAGGAGGGTTGAAAGCGGTTCATGCACCAGGATAAGTACGGGGGCGCCTGTACCTGAGGGTGCCGATGCAGTTGTCATGGTTGAGTACACCGAGGTTAGTGGCGGAGACGTCTACATACATAGACCGGCATACCCATCGCAGCATATCGCGGCTACAGGATCTGATATTGGGGCGGGCAGTGTACTTGTTGGGGGTGGAAAGGTACTCTCACCCGACAAGATCGCGGCGCTTTCAGCTGCAGGGGTCACCTCGGTGAGAGTTGTATCAAGACCATTGGTACATGTCATATCCACGGGTAATGAACTCATTGAGCCCTCAGGGAGACTTGAACCTGCAAAGATATTTGATTCAAATTCCCTTGGAATATCGGCGGCACTGAGGGATGCTGGCTGCAGTGTCAGCCGTGGGGGTATAGTTAGGGATGATTACGATGAACTCAGAAGTGCCCTCATTGAGGGGCTGGGCAAAGCCGACCTTGTTATAACGTCTGGAGGCACCTCTGCGGGGGCGGGTGATGTCCTGGCGGATGTGCTTGCGGAGCTTGGTGAGGTGGTCATTCATGGTATCTCCATGAAGCCGGGTAAGCCCACCATAGTGGGGGTGGTTGATGATAAGATGGTAGTGGGGCTCCCCGGTTTCCCGGTCGCAGCCCTTCTGGTTTTCAGGTCACTCGTAGAACCATTCCTCAGGGAACTCTCAGGAATAAAAGCCCCTGAAGGTTCTGTGAGGACACTTAAACTTGCCGAGAGATTCCACTCATCAAGGGGCAGGGTCCAGTATGCACTTGTGAGGGTTGATGGCCAATATGCAAGGCCCATATTCAGGGATTCCGGTGCGATAGCAGCCCTTGCAGGGGCCGATGGATACATTGAGGTGCCAAAGAACGTTGAGATGCTCAATGAGGGAGAGGAAGTTGAGGTTGTTCTCTTTGAGAACCATTGA
- the cobK gene encoding precorrin-6A reductase, with the protein MNVIVMAGTMDARRIIEKLSKDPRIDITATATTEYGAELAESSGALRTVRGPLDRSGLGELIEKICAELLIDATHPFATRATENALLACQDTGITYLRFERPRLDVEGAIRVDSFREAGKVASSLLREGEVAMHLAGVSTLPEVLESLDPERVAVRVLPQTSSIEACHRLGVPPGQIIAMQGTFSREMNRVLMEEYRAGVVITKESGETGGLREKVTAASELRIPIILVERPGVDLKREKVFHDINELVEYVTEILNRKRN; encoded by the coding sequence ATGAATGTTATTGTGATGGCAGGGACCATGGATGCCCGGAGAATCATAGAAAAACTCTCAAAGGATCCTCGAATTGATATAACAGCCACAGCAACCACCGAATATGGTGCTGAGCTCGCTGAAAGTTCAGGGGCATTAAGAACAGTCAGAGGGCCCCTTGACAGATCCGGGCTGGGAGAACTGATAGAGAAAATCTGTGCTGAGCTCCTCATAGATGCCACCCACCCCTTCGCCACAAGGGCCACTGAAAATGCACTCCTTGCATGCCAGGATACAGGCATAACCTACCTGAGGTTCGAAAGGCCACGGCTGGATGTTGAGGGCGCCATAAGGGTTGACTCATTCAGGGAGGCCGGGAAGGTGGCCTCATCACTCCTCAGGGAGGGTGAGGTTGCGATGCACCTTGCAGGGGTCTCAACACTACCTGAGGTTCTTGAGTCACTGGATCCTGAGAGGGTTGCCGTCCGGGTCCTGCCACAGACCTCATCAATTGAGGCATGCCACAGGCTCGGGGTGCCCCCCGGGCAGATCATCGCCATGCAGGGGACATTCTCCAGAGAGATGAACAGGGTGCTCATGGAGGAATACCGTGCAGGTGTGGTTATCACCAAGGAGAGTGGAGAGACAGGGGGCCTCCGTGAGAAGGTCACCGCTGCATCAGAGCTTAGGATACCCATCATTCTCGTTGAGAGGCCAGGGGTTGACCTGAAAAGAGAAAAGGTATTCCATGACATTAATGAACTTGTGGAATATGTCACAGAGATCCTGAATAGAAAAAGAAACTGA